The Longimicrobium sp. genome has a window encoding:
- a CDS encoding ATP-binding protein — protein sequence MSSAALFALPAPAAEAPGARLAREAAALAARLAQLLEHALPEPGEHGAARDFLRAMAAAADEEPPAAADAEPHPLDRLAGALRLSPVEVDLLLLAGLPDEHEGYAGVLRTLHPRGEPRPTTGLAAQLLCASPGERLLFRRVLETGAATGAGAVRADGEGPFWERTLHPAEGLWSALHGLDAWPAALARAEGPIVLAGLEDWLEEREALAARAALASGEPWTVLVSADSDELAAQRGAALAAAAGAEPARFTLPHGHPEGAESLVSLHSLLRGMVPVLRLPPADGPGARECPAFARHPGPVVLCARAGGARVRGERPVLEVPARRLTTAARSEMWARLLPELADEAPALGARYTVDPATARAAADDARALAALEDRAPRAGDVGRSVRTRAGLALSSGVRLVRPTAGWDQLVLPPQRKAVLGEAVGRILHQATVLDEWRFLEGRPGARGVRMLFAGPPGTGKTLAAEVLASALGVDLLLVDVSRVVSKWIGETEKNLAEVFDVAEGAQAVLLFDEADALFGRRTEVSDAHDRYANLETAYLLTRLERFEGLAVLSTNLRQNIDPAFLRRLEFVLDFDEPAAAEREALWRCHLPAGAPRAPDLDPAELAALYPVVGGFIKNAAVAAAFLAAAEGTPITRRHAVRAVRREYDKTGRAFPGLPSGMSAP from the coding sequence ATGAGTAGCGCCGCCCTGTTCGCCCTCCCCGCGCCCGCCGCGGAGGCGCCCGGCGCCCGCCTGGCCCGCGAGGCCGCCGCGCTCGCCGCCCGGCTGGCGCAGCTGCTGGAGCACGCGCTCCCCGAGCCCGGCGAGCACGGCGCCGCGCGCGACTTCCTGCGCGCCATGGCCGCCGCGGCCGACGAGGAGCCGCCCGCCGCCGCGGACGCCGAGCCGCACCCGCTCGACCGCCTGGCCGGCGCCCTCCGCCTCTCGCCCGTGGAGGTGGACCTCCTCCTCCTGGCCGGGCTCCCCGACGAGCACGAGGGCTACGCCGGCGTGCTGCGCACGCTCCACCCCCGCGGCGAGCCGCGGCCCACCACGGGGCTGGCCGCCCAGCTCCTCTGCGCCTCGCCCGGCGAGCGGCTCCTCTTCCGGCGGGTGCTGGAGACGGGCGCCGCCACGGGCGCCGGGGCCGTGCGCGCCGACGGCGAGGGGCCGTTCTGGGAGCGCACCCTGCACCCGGCCGAGGGGCTGTGGTCCGCCCTGCACGGGCTCGACGCCTGGCCCGCCGCCCTCGCCCGCGCCGAAGGCCCCATCGTCCTGGCCGGGCTGGAGGACTGGCTGGAGGAGCGCGAGGCGCTGGCCGCCCGCGCCGCCCTGGCCTCGGGCGAGCCGTGGACGGTGCTGGTGAGCGCCGACTCCGACGAGCTGGCCGCCCAGCGCGGCGCCGCCCTGGCGGCGGCCGCCGGCGCCGAGCCCGCGCGCTTCACCCTCCCGCACGGGCACCCGGAGGGCGCCGAGTCGCTCGTCTCCCTGCACTCGCTGCTGCGGGGGATGGTGCCCGTGCTGCGGCTGCCGCCGGCGGACGGACCCGGCGCGCGCGAGTGCCCCGCCTTCGCCCGGCACCCGGGGCCGGTGGTGCTCTGCGCCCGCGCGGGCGGGGCGCGGGTCAGGGGCGAGCGGCCGGTGCTGGAGGTCCCCGCCCGGCGGCTCACCACCGCCGCGCGGAGCGAGATGTGGGCCCGCCTCCTCCCCGAGCTGGCCGACGAGGCGCCCGCGCTGGGGGCGCGCTACACCGTGGACCCCGCCACCGCCCGCGCCGCGGCCGACGACGCCCGCGCCCTGGCCGCCCTGGAGGACCGGGCGCCCCGGGCCGGCGACGTGGGGCGCAGCGTGCGCACCCGCGCCGGGCTCGCCCTCTCCAGCGGCGTGCGGCTGGTGCGGCCCACGGCCGGGTGGGACCAGCTGGTCCTCCCGCCGCAGCGCAAGGCGGTGCTCGGCGAGGCGGTCGGCCGCATCCTGCACCAGGCCACGGTGCTCGACGAGTGGCGCTTCCTGGAGGGGCGCCCCGGCGCGCGCGGCGTCCGCATGCTCTTCGCCGGGCCGCCGGGGACGGGGAAGACGCTGGCGGCCGAGGTGCTGGCCTCGGCGCTCGGGGTGGACCTGCTGCTGGTGGACGTCTCGCGCGTGGTCTCGAAGTGGATCGGCGAGACCGAGAAGAACCTGGCCGAGGTGTTCGACGTGGCCGAGGGCGCGCAGGCGGTGCTGCTCTTCGACGAGGCCGACGCGCTCTTCGGCAGGCGCACCGAGGTGAGCGACGCGCACGACCGCTACGCCAACCTGGAGACGGCGTACCTGCTCACCCGGCTGGAGCGCTTCGAGGGGCTGGCGGTGCTCTCCACCAACCTGCGGCAGAACATCGACCCCGCCTTCCTGCGCCGGCTGGAGTTCGTGCTGGACTTCGACGAGCCGGCCGCCGCCGAGCGCGAGGCGCTCTGGCGCTGCCACCTCCCGGCGGGCGCGCCCCGGGCGCCCGACCTGGACCCGGCCGAGCTGGCCGCCCTGTACCCGGTGGTGGGCGGCTTCATCAAGAACGCCGCCGTGGCCGCCGCCTTCCTGGCGGCCGCGGAGGGCACCCCGATCACCCGGCGCCACGCCGTCCGCGCCGTGCGGCGCGAGTACGACAAGACCGGCCGCGCCTTCCCCGGGCTGCCGTCCGGGATGTCCGCGCCCTGA